The following are from one region of the Capsicum annuum cultivar UCD-10X-F1 chromosome 1, UCD10Xv1.1, whole genome shotgun sequence genome:
- the LOC107848282 gene encoding transmembrane 9 superfamily member 8 isoform X2, whose protein sequence is MKFVGDPLYVKVNKLTSIRTQLPYSFYSVPFCPPENIIDSRENLGEVLRGDRIENSPYTFKMREPEMCHVVCRLVLDDKTAKEFKEKIEDEYRVNMILDNLPLVVPVRRVEQEAPPAYQQGVYIGVKGQYAGSKDEKHFIHNHLTFTVKYHKDLQTDSARIVGFEVMPFSVKHEYDGKWVDNTRLTTCDPHAKRTVSNSNSPQEVEANQEIIFTYDVEFQESDVKWASRWDAYLLMADDQIHWFSIVNSLMIVLFLSGMVAMIMLRTLYRDISKYNELETQEEAQEETGWKLVHSDVFRPPSNSDLLCVYVGTGVQFFGMMLVTMMFAVLGFLSPSNRGGLMTAMLLLWVFMGLFAGYSASRLYKMFKGTEWKRIALRTAFLFPATVFVIFFVLNALIWGQKSSGAVPFGTMFALVFLWFGISVPLVFVGSYVGFKKPTIEDPVKTNKIPRQIPEQAWYMNPIFSVLIGGILPFGAVFIELFFILTSIWLNQFYYLFGFLFIVFVILIVTCAEITIVLCYFQLCSEDYLWWWRSYLTSGSSALYLFLYATFYFFTKLDITKPVSGILYFGYMLIASYAFFVLTGTIGFYACFWFTRLIYSSVKID, encoded by the exons ATGAAATTTGTG GGAGATCCTCTATATGTTAAAGTGAACAAGTTGACCTCTATAAGGACTCAGCTTCCTTATTCGTTCTATTCTGTTCCTTTCTGTCCTCCAGAAAATATTATTGATAGCAGAGAAAATCTTGGAGAAGTGCTTCGTGGTGATCGAATTGAGAACTCCCCTTATACG TTTAAAATGAGGGAACCAGAGATGTGTCATGTCGTTTGTAGGCTTGTACTTGATGACAAGACAGCTAaggaatttaaagaaaaaattgaagatgAATATCGTGTGAACAT GATACTAGATAATCTGCCTTTAGTTGTTCCAGTTCGGAGGGTAGAGCAGGAAGCCCCTCCTGCATATCAGCAGGGAGTTTATATTGGTGTAAAAGGACAATATGCTGGT AGCAAGGATGAGAAGCATTTCATCCATAACCACTTGACATTTACTGTTAAGTACCATAAAGATTTGCAGACTGACTCTGCCAGAATTGTGGGATTTGAGGTCATGCCATTTAG TGTTAAGCATGAATATGATGGCAAATGGGTTGACAATACTCGTTTAACAACATGTGATCCACATGCAAAACGGACGGTATCTAACTCAAATTCTCCTCAAGAGGTTGAGGCTAACCAAGAAATCATATTTACATATGATGTTGAATTCCAG GAGAGTGATGTCAAGTGGGCCTCAAGATGGGATGCCTATCTTCTGATGGCTGATGATCAGATACACTGGTTCTCGATAGTAAATTCTTTAATGATTGTGCTGTTCCTATCAGGCATGGTGGCGATGATAATGCTGAGAACACTTTATCGTGACATTTCCAAGTATAATGAACTGGAGACCCAGGAGGAGGCACAGGAAGAAACAGGATGGAAACTAGTCCATTCAGATGTTTTCAGGCCTCCAAGTAACTCGGATTTGCTTTGTGTCTATGTTGGAACTGGTGTACAATTTTTTGGTATGATGCTTGTGACCATGATGTTTGCCGTTCTGGGGTTCCTCTCCCCTTCAAATCGGGGTGGGTTAATGACAGCAATGCTCTTGCTCTGGGTTTTCATGGGACTCTTTGCAGGGTACTCGGCTTCCCGTCTCTATAAGATGTTTAAAGGTACAGAATGGAAGAGAATTGCTCTCAGGACAGCATTTCTGTTTCCAGCTACTGTTTTTGTCATCTTCTTCGTCTTAAATGCACTCATCTGGGGTCAAAAATCATCTGGTGCTGTTCCATTTGGAACAATGTTTGCTTTGGTGTTCTTATGGTTCGGAATATCAGTCCCTCTTGTGTTTGTCGGCAGTTATGTTGGTTTTAAAAAGCCAACCATTGAGGATCCAGTGAAGACAAATAAAATACCTAGACAGATCCCAGAGCAGGCTTGGTACATGAACCCCATCTTCTCAGTTCTAATTGGAGGCATACTTCCATTTGGAGCCGTTTTCATTGAGCTCTTTTTCATTCTCACCTCAATCTGGCTGAACCAATTTTACTACCTCTTCGGCTTCCTCTTCATCGTTTTTGTCATTCTGATAGTCACCTGTGCCGAGATAACCATAGTACTATGCTATTTCCAGTTATGCAGTGAGGACTACTTGTGGTGGTGGAGATCCTACTTGACATCAGGCTCGTCTGCACTTTACCTGTTCCTTTACGCTACCTTCTATTTCTTCACAAAGCTTGATATCACCAAGCCTGTTTCTGGGATCTTGTATTTCGGTTACATGTTGATTGCTTCGTATGCATTTTTCGTTCTGACCGGGACCATTGGTTTCTATGCATGCTTCTGGTTCACAAGACTCATTTACTCGTCTGTGAAGATCGACTGA
- the LOC107848282 gene encoding transmembrane 9 superfamily member 9 isoform X1: MSTMERPQRSLLTPCLIFAISLLLTFHNVSSFYLPGVAPEDFLKGDPLYVKVNKLTSIRTQLPYSFYSVPFCPPENIIDSRENLGEVLRGDRIENSPYTFKMREPEMCHVVCRLVLDDKTAKEFKEKIEDEYRVNMILDNLPLVVPVRRVEQEAPPAYQQGVYIGVKGQYAGSKDEKHFIHNHLTFTVKYHKDLQTDSARIVGFEVMPFSVKHEYDGKWVDNTRLTTCDPHAKRTVSNSNSPQEVEANQEIIFTYDVEFQESDVKWASRWDAYLLMADDQIHWFSIVNSLMIVLFLSGMVAMIMLRTLYRDISKYNELETQEEAQEETGWKLVHSDVFRPPSNSDLLCVYVGTGVQFFGMMLVTMMFAVLGFLSPSNRGGLMTAMLLLWVFMGLFAGYSASRLYKMFKGTEWKRIALRTAFLFPATVFVIFFVLNALIWGQKSSGAVPFGTMFALVFLWFGISVPLVFVGSYVGFKKPTIEDPVKTNKIPRQIPEQAWYMNPIFSVLIGGILPFGAVFIELFFILTSIWLNQFYYLFGFLFIVFVILIVTCAEITIVLCYFQLCSEDYLWWWRSYLTSGSSALYLFLYATFYFFTKLDITKPVSGILYFGYMLIASYAFFVLTGTIGFYACFWFTRLIYSSVKID, encoded by the exons GGAGATCCTCTATATGTTAAAGTGAACAAGTTGACCTCTATAAGGACTCAGCTTCCTTATTCGTTCTATTCTGTTCCTTTCTGTCCTCCAGAAAATATTATTGATAGCAGAGAAAATCTTGGAGAAGTGCTTCGTGGTGATCGAATTGAGAACTCCCCTTATACG TTTAAAATGAGGGAACCAGAGATGTGTCATGTCGTTTGTAGGCTTGTACTTGATGACAAGACAGCTAaggaatttaaagaaaaaattgaagatgAATATCGTGTGAACAT GATACTAGATAATCTGCCTTTAGTTGTTCCAGTTCGGAGGGTAGAGCAGGAAGCCCCTCCTGCATATCAGCAGGGAGTTTATATTGGTGTAAAAGGACAATATGCTGGT AGCAAGGATGAGAAGCATTTCATCCATAACCACTTGACATTTACTGTTAAGTACCATAAAGATTTGCAGACTGACTCTGCCAGAATTGTGGGATTTGAGGTCATGCCATTTAG TGTTAAGCATGAATATGATGGCAAATGGGTTGACAATACTCGTTTAACAACATGTGATCCACATGCAAAACGGACGGTATCTAACTCAAATTCTCCTCAAGAGGTTGAGGCTAACCAAGAAATCATATTTACATATGATGTTGAATTCCAG GAGAGTGATGTCAAGTGGGCCTCAAGATGGGATGCCTATCTTCTGATGGCTGATGATCAGATACACTGGTTCTCGATAGTAAATTCTTTAATGATTGTGCTGTTCCTATCAGGCATGGTGGCGATGATAATGCTGAGAACACTTTATCGTGACATTTCCAAGTATAATGAACTGGAGACCCAGGAGGAGGCACAGGAAGAAACAGGATGGAAACTAGTCCATTCAGATGTTTTCAGGCCTCCAAGTAACTCGGATTTGCTTTGTGTCTATGTTGGAACTGGTGTACAATTTTTTGGTATGATGCTTGTGACCATGATGTTTGCCGTTCTGGGGTTCCTCTCCCCTTCAAATCGGGGTGGGTTAATGACAGCAATGCTCTTGCTCTGGGTTTTCATGGGACTCTTTGCAGGGTACTCGGCTTCCCGTCTCTATAAGATGTTTAAAGGTACAGAATGGAAGAGAATTGCTCTCAGGACAGCATTTCTGTTTCCAGCTACTGTTTTTGTCATCTTCTTCGTCTTAAATGCACTCATCTGGGGTCAAAAATCATCTGGTGCTGTTCCATTTGGAACAATGTTTGCTTTGGTGTTCTTATGGTTCGGAATATCAGTCCCTCTTGTGTTTGTCGGCAGTTATGTTGGTTTTAAAAAGCCAACCATTGAGGATCCAGTGAAGACAAATAAAATACCTAGACAGATCCCAGAGCAGGCTTGGTACATGAACCCCATCTTCTCAGTTCTAATTGGAGGCATACTTCCATTTGGAGCCGTTTTCATTGAGCTCTTTTTCATTCTCACCTCAATCTGGCTGAACCAATTTTACTACCTCTTCGGCTTCCTCTTCATCGTTTTTGTCATTCTGATAGTCACCTGTGCCGAGATAACCATAGTACTATGCTATTTCCAGTTATGCAGTGAGGACTACTTGTGGTGGTGGAGATCCTACTTGACATCAGGCTCGTCTGCACTTTACCTGTTCCTTTACGCTACCTTCTATTTCTTCACAAAGCTTGATATCACCAAGCCTGTTTCTGGGATCTTGTATTTCGGTTACATGTTGATTGCTTCGTATGCATTTTTCGTTCTGACCGGGACCATTGGTTTCTATGCATGCTTCTGGTTCACAAGACTCATTTACTCGTCTGTGAAGATCGACTGA